The genomic window CTTAGTTGTAGAAATGGACTAATggttgaaaagataaaaaagaattcCAAACACCACATGGTCCAGTTATTTATGGATAGACTTTATGCTAAAATCTCAAGGTACTATTTTAATCCCTTTAAAATGGCTGCAGGTTTAAATAGATGAAAACTCattgactcaataaatatttattgggtacctaGTATGTTCAAGGAACTGCTTGCTACTTGTCTACAGTATAATCATCCCAAAAGTAAACTACTGCAAGTCCAAGTGCAGTGCTACCTGAGCTAATGAATGTGgggttcaaggttacagtgacaTTAAATACAGCTTTCCACTTAGAAGGCACACAGCAGTCACTCTGGCAGCTAAGACCACAACAGCTTCTTTTGGAAATCTTTTGCAAACGTAAAATATCTTTCTGAGAATCTGAATATTCACCAGGAAAGAGGGAGGCAAACTGTCCCTGTGTTCTCTTCCAGGGGCATAATACTATTTCAACTATACAGGTAGTAACACAGGTCTCCCCACATAGTTTCTTCAAGTCAGGACTACACAAGCATTTGGAAAGGACACAGAAAGTGGGGCTCTGTCTACTCCAAATTGACTCTAAATATTAGCAAACTCAGAAAAGCTTTTTTCTTTACAACAGACCTAGTTGCAcatatttcaaatgaatgaagaaattaggAGAATGAACATTTGCAGCATAACCACAATTCTTGAGGTTGCATTGTTGCTGTCAGTTGAATATCAGCATTGTTGGTGGCAATCATGAAATCTGGGCTATAGCTAGCAATGACAATGCTTGAGGATAGAGTTGCAGAGGTAGCTGACAATTAAGCATTAGGGGACTCACAAGAGTAACAACTGCCTAACAGTATGAGCTAGAAAGGAGTTTAGAGACCATTTAATATAGACTCCAGCTGCCTAATGAGCAGACCTTCAAAGTCACCAGTAGGTGACAGCTCTATAATTAGAACTCAGGTATACTGACTACCAGGTTCAGTGTTTTTTACCTCTGAAGCCCACAGATGAGGAGCTCAAGGACTTTGTGGGAAAGGTGCACAGTGAATGCCAGGCCCTGAGTTTCTTTTGGTCCATCAGAAGGTCAGAAATTGGAGTTATTacggatatccaattttcccaaaaAGGACATCATTAAACAAATTTAAGTTTAAGTTtatggccgggagcggtggctcaagcctgtaatcccagcactttgggaggccgagacgggcggatcacgaggtcaggagatcgagaccatcctggctgacacggtgaaaccccgtctctactaaaaaaatacaaaaaactagccgggcaaggtggagggcgcctgtagtcccagctactggggaggctgaggcaggagaattgcgtgaacccgggaggcggagcctgcagtgagctgagatccggccactgcactccagcctgggcggcagagcgagactccgtctcaaaaaaaaaaaaaaaaaaaaaaaaaaaaaaaaagtttaagtttatttaagttcattatttattttctctctcctggtTACTTAAGTCCTAACTTTTAAtcaggtaaataaaataaaaggcatgtcTTCTAATCACACACATTTCATAAGATGACAGAATTCCAGAACTGGAAAAGATCTTGGGGATCATTTAATTCAATCTCTTCAttaaacagatgaggaaacacaggctcagagaagttacatTTCCTAAAGTACCTATACTTATGAAACTCTTACAACTATATTTTGGGTTcaacatgaaagaaaacagaagtctaaaattctaaaatgtaagtGCTAAAATAGTATGTGGGATTATCGGTGAAATCTGCCCATTCCTCATTAACACTGGCtatcaaatatgttaaaaaaattaatcaagactgaaaatcatttttgaaagttttcttcAAATTGATAAAtgccaagattaaaaaaaaaaaaccagtaagtTGACCACttaaaaaatgggatttttttcacAAAGACACAGAACACTGAACCCAATACTAACATGTTTTGTTTGAGTAAAGTGACCCTTTTTTGTTACTGGGAAGCACTAATAATGAAGGCTATCAGTTTTAACTTAGCACCCTTTAAAACTTCATTATTCCActgaagttaaactttaaaagtgTGAACTTTATCGctcaataaagttattttgttttaattataatacTTTCTTACAGTTATTATACGTTATTCAACTGGCTGGCTCTAAAAAGTGGGCactcaggttttgttttgttttaaggccTGATGTAACTCATATCAATATAcctaaaaagatttttatttaaagcagtttttaaatttatcaatTAGACAATAATTTTACCAACCCCCATCAACTCTACCTACTACTTgccatctttttttccttattccccatatttatgtctttatataaTTCCAATTGATTTTAAGAATCCCTTTTATGTAGAACTTTGCTATGAGAGCATAACTTTACTACATTTCTTtggagggaaaaataattttaaagattttttatatatctttaatattattaactacttcattattattaaaattgagGAAATTCTTCCTGACTAAATcaaatctttaatatttaaacattaaattagAAAGAGTAAGTTTTCTTTATATCCTATAGGTTCAGTCAAAAACATTCTGGAAGtcagatgttttattttcatataatataaAGAACAGCCTATATTAAGGTTATCTGTTTATTGTACACTAACCTGACTAATAATACACTGAAGTCTACCAAATTGTGATTTTTCAAGAAAAACGTTTAGGTATCTTGGCGACTAGAAAAGATTAATGCAATTTCTAGTTCCCCAAAAATGTATGCTGCTATATAATCAAAGAATAACTGAACagtaagaaaattttattaaacaatttatcataacattaatttttttttttttttgaaacagagtctcactctgtcacctgggctggagtgcagtggtgtgatctcggctcactgcaacctccgcctcccgggttcaagcgattctcctgcctcagcttcccaaatagctgggattacaggcacatgccactgcacccagctaatttttgtatttttagtagagacggggtttcaccatcttggccaggctagtcttgaactcctgaccttgtgatccacctgcctcggcctcccaaagtgctgggattacaggcatgagccactgcgcccagacatttttgtatttttagtagagatggggtttcaccatgttggccaggctggtctcaaattcctgaccttgtgatttgcctgccttggcttcccaaagtgctgggacaacaggcgtgagccaccgcacccagcctaaaaaatttttttaaacttgataCCATCTCTCTCAATTTTAGCAATGAAGAATACAaagtaaaatctcatttttatagaATGAATACTTGAAAGATAGTTCCAATAAGGTATCTTTAAGTTGTACCTCTCAAGAAGTAATCacataaaataatgcaaatcTTGGCTTAGGATTTTAATAGAAAGCAATCCAGCCTCATACTGTTGATGATAGATCAAGTGAATAATTGGCTAAGTCAGTATTTTCTCTCATTGCCTTGAAAGGCTGCAgctttgaataaacatttttttatatcACACTCCAATAAGAAAGCTTACAAAACGAAACATTTGTcactggatttatttatttttttaactttttaagagacgaggtctcactctgtcactgaggctggagtgcagtggcacgatcatagctcactgcagcctcaaactcctggcctcaagtgattcccctgccttagcctcttaaGTGAAAacgactacaggcatgcaccatggaCATCCAGCTAAggatttaagtgaaaaaaaaaaaatcatacatatatacatgtattaatgTAGACAAACctgaaactgtctttaaaaacttTGCTTTGCTattatgtgaaatttaaaattgctgtctaaaatattaattacagGAACATAAAAGTAAACATAACCTCTATATAGCAGTTATGTATAAAAACAGCTTTTACTCTATTCTTACACATGGTATTTTTAGCTAACCACCACgagtatgaaaaataatttccaattaCAATTTACCTTGTCCTAAGAGCAAGCCAAGCAGCTTCAATGTCTGCATAGAGGTTCTTCTCTGTGGGTTTCCCGGAACTTGCACCATATCCAGAATAATCATATGAGAATATATTACAATTAATCCGTGATCCTAGTCCTATGTAAAAGCTGCTCATTTGACCAAGATCAACAGCATTTCCATGTGAGAAGAGTAAAGTGTATTTCGCATTGGGTGAGCAACGTACAAACATACAGGCAATTCTGTTGCCTTTACTGGTTCTAGTCATGAAACACTCAATAGCATCTTTTTCTCTAGAAGAATACTGCCAGTCTGCTCGTTCAGATAGATGTAAAGTCCAACGGCTTCCGCTTTCATCACACATCAGTGTGTAAGTTGGATCAGGTGGCAAAAATGCTAATTTTGAAGCAATTTTCCCTGGACAAGGTGGACAGCAGAAGAGGCAACATAGTTCACCAAATGAAAGATTATTCatgctctgaaaaacaaaaggagatagtaaatattttaataactgaatGTAGATTCTACATTCTcatacaataaaaagttaaaacaaagacATGGGTAAATTTTATTGGTGGTTAATGACTATTACTATTTTAGGTATGATTCCAAACAGatttttggcttctttcttttctttttttgagatggagtttcgctcttgttgcccaggctggagtgcaatggcacgatctcagctcaccacaacctccgcctcccggttcaagagaatctcctgcctcagcctctggagtagctgggattacaggcatgcaccactacacccggttaattttgtatttttagtagagatgggggtttctccatgttggtcaggctggtcttgaactcctgacctcaggtgatccacccatctcggcctaccaaagtgctgggattataggcgtgagctaccgcgcctggcctttggCTTCTTTCTAGAAGTACTTTAAATCCTGGGGTGAGGCAAATATTCCTGACCAGCAGACAGACTCAAACACTATATGACAGGTTTCAAATAGCAGtgattattatctcatttaacaaaaatgtcaaaaatgatAAAGGTAATATTTGCCATTTCTTTACAAATAACACTGAAGGTATGACATATCTTTAGTGTAGTCTGTAGTTTCTATGTAACTCAGCAAAACTTCTCAGAACTTCATGGAGAAGCTAGGGATTTAGCATAAAGTGAATACATAATAATAGCATTTATGAAACTATTTGTCAGACATTGTACCAAATGCTCTATGTGTATTACTTtgtttaattctcaaaacaactgTGTAAGTTGGCATGAGAAAGGAAACTTGCACAAGATGAGGCAGTgttggagccaggatttgacccCAGGCTGTCACTACACTATGTTACTGGGCTATACTGACCTCACAGATTCAGAACACGCTCAGAATACTATCACTTTGGTCACAGTGCCAGTGGTCCAAATAACCTATAGAACATTAAAGTGTATGTTaagtatgcatgcatgcatgtatgtatgtaattACTGCCCAAACTAAAAAGGCTATAATGTAAAGTTTATTGTGGAAAAAAGGTAAAA from Macaca thibetana thibetana isolate TM-01 chromosome 15, ASM2454274v1, whole genome shotgun sequence includes these protein-coding regions:
- the ABHD17B gene encoding alpha/beta hydrolase domain-containing protein 17B, giving the protein MNNLSFGELCCLFCCPPCPGKIASKLAFLPPDPTYTLMCDESGSRWTLHLSERADWQYSSREKDAIECFMTRTSKGNRIACMFVRCSPNAKYTLLFSHGNAVDLGQMSSFYIGLGSRINCNIFSYDYSGYGASSGKPTEKNLYADIEAAWLALRTRYGIRPENVIIYGQSIGTVPSVDLAARYESAAVILHSPLTSGMRVAFPDTKKTYCFDAFPNIDKISKITSPVLIIHGTEDEVIDFSHGLALFERCQRPVEPLWVEGAGHNDVELYGQYLERLKQFVSQELVQKHKEGK